One window from the genome of Phycisphaerae bacterium encodes:
- a CDS encoding DUF5658 family protein — MEVLLPSSSSCRAACSRPADPGTFIPSRPRERQDRRFIWLLIGVWIVNCFDLELTLLAAHQRMLWELNPVVGRVLPFGPKGLTCYKFALLGFGSLVLWRYRRYRVAVVALWIVAIACVGLSLVWYQLYFGAEPTWGGINTSCIVSG, encoded by the coding sequence ATGGAGGTCTTACTCCCCTCATCTTCGTCCTGCCGAGCGGCATGTTCACGACCCGCTGATCCGGGCACGTTCATTCCCTCGCGTCCGCGCGAGCGGCAGGATCGCCGGTTCATCTGGCTCCTGATCGGAGTCTGGATCGTCAACTGCTTTGACCTTGAACTGACTCTGCTCGCCGCCCACCAACGCATGCTTTGGGAGTTAAACCCCGTGGTCGGCAGAGTGCTGCCCTTCGGTCCGAAGGGGCTGACCTGTTACAAGTTCGCGTTGCTCGGATTCGGCAGCCTGGTTCTGTGGCGGTACCGGCGGTATCGCGTTGCGGTCGTCGCCTTGTGGATCGTCGCGATCGCCTGTGTGGGACTGTCACTGGTGTGGTACCAGCTTTATTTCGGGGCCGAGCCAACCTGGGGCGGCATCAACACAAGCTGCATCGTATCAGGCTGA
- a CDS encoding Gfo/Idh/MocA family oxidoreductase, with protein sequence MSRKQDTPISRRSLIKTTGFVAGAAVGLPYILPSGSLAATSGTSANERLTVAVIGVGGMGTVHLRNLLEFRNEGKVNIAAVCDADERRLAKAVEMAGPGVMPYRDYRYVLQRKDVDAVVIATPDHWHAVQTVHACECGKHVYVEKPASVTIEEGKAMVAAARRYKRAVQVGAQGRTAKGAHATCTAIRNGIVGKVTKVTCWHYETPADEHPVPDCDPPPELDWDLWLGPLRWRPYNPRYCPGTFRWMMESGGGQIRDRGAHQFSTILWCMNADEQISFAVEATGTPPTKGLWDCPVTMDVTYTFKNPDWQLIWGQPGEKVGKTEFGNVFWGEKGRLILEWEGAYKAAEPEATNFEVPPGGVVPPRTDEYEDFNMNHKADWFNAIREGTRPAVDIEIGHRVATLCNLGNLSYLLGRRLVWDGERQQVIGDDQANRLLSRPQRYPYHL encoded by the coding sequence ATGAGCCGAAAGCAAGACACCCCGATATCACGACGCAGCTTGATCAAGACCACCGGTTTTGTCGCCGGCGCCGCCGTTGGCTTGCCCTACATTCTTCCCTCAGGCTCGCTGGCGGCCACCTCGGGCACATCGGCGAATGAACGTCTGACAGTAGCCGTCATCGGCGTCGGGGGCATGGGTACGGTTCACCTCAGGAACCTGCTGGAGTTCAGGAACGAGGGCAAGGTCAACATCGCGGCCGTCTGCGACGCGGACGAGAGGCGACTTGCCAAGGCGGTCGAGATGGCCGGGCCGGGAGTCATGCCCTACCGCGACTACCGCTATGTCCTCCAACGCAAGGACGTCGACGCGGTCGTGATCGCGACCCCAGACCACTGGCACGCCGTGCAGACCGTGCACGCGTGCGAATGTGGCAAGCACGTGTACGTCGAGAAGCCGGCGTCGGTCACAATCGAAGAAGGCAAGGCCATGGTGGCAGCGGCCCGGCGGTATAAGCGGGCCGTCCAGGTAGGTGCCCAGGGACGAACTGCCAAGGGTGCTCACGCCACGTGCACGGCCATCCGCAACGGCATTGTCGGCAAGGTCACGAAGGTGACATGCTGGCATTACGAAACACCCGCGGACGAGCACCCGGTACCGGATTGCGACCCGCCGCCCGAGTTGGACTGGGATCTGTGGCTGGGGCCGCTTCGATGGCGGCCTTACAACCCGCGATACTGCCCGGGGACGTTCCGCTGGATGATGGAGTCGGGCGGCGGGCAGATCCGCGATCGCGGGGCACATCAGTTCAGCACCATCCTGTGGTGCATGAACGCCGACGAGCAGATCTCGTTCGCCGTCGAGGCCACGGGTACCCCGCCGACCAAGGGGCTTTGGGACTGCCCGGTCACGATGGATGTCACCTACACATTCAAGAATCCCGACTGGCAATTGATCTGGGGGCAGCCGGGCGAGAAGGTCGGCAAGACCGAATTCGGAAACGTCTTCTGGGGCGAGAAAGGGCGACTGATTCTCGAGTGGGAAGGCGCTTACAAAGCTGCGGAACCTGAAGCCACCAACTTCGAGGTACCGCCCGGCGGCGTCGTTCCGCCACGAACGGACGAATACGAAGACTTCAACATGAATCATAAGGCCGACTGGTTCAACGCCATCCGCGAAGGCACACGGCCGGCCGTCGACATCGAGATCGGCCACCGTGTGGCGACGCTCTGCAATCTCGGCAATCTGTCATACCTGCTGGGACGCAGACTGGTCTGGGACGGCGAGCGGCAACAGGTGATCGGCGACGACCAGGCCAACCGCCTGCTCAGCCGGCCGCAACGATACCCCTATCACCTGTAG
- a CDS encoding NAD(P)H-hydrate dehydratase, producing MTAKCRHIHRVPVLPPRAADAHKGTFGRVLIVGGSVGMAGAPALAGLAALRSGAGLATIAVPESVQPSVAIMCPCATTVPLPETRDGRIDPPAAERRLKKLGLLGVPPDGARPDVVAIGPGVGRGPATYGTQFWQLIEAIRRLGVPAVIDADALNLAPQGGLEAAKGWQHFDHARTVITPHPGELARLLETSIAQIQADREGHAIRTAQAMRANSSPDGSPPVVVLKGAATIVTDGELVYTNNSGNPGMATGGSGDVLTGMIAALIGQGMTPFDAAIAGVYFHGLAGDLAAKRLGQVSMIATDIIDALPEAFQKKPRRGLGQPIPAAQAGTPEHYRA from the coding sequence ATGACAGCCAAGTGCAGACACATTCACCGTGTCCCGGTACTCCCTCCCCGTGCTGCAGACGCCCATAAGGGCACTTTTGGACGGGTTCTTATCGTTGGGGGAAGCGTTGGCATGGCCGGCGCCCCCGCCTTGGCCGGCTTGGCAGCGTTGCGAAGCGGGGCCGGCCTGGCGACCATCGCTGTACCGGAGTCCGTCCAGCCTTCCGTGGCCATTATGTGTCCCTGCGCCACGACCGTTCCCTTGCCCGAGACCCGCGACGGCCGTATCGATCCCCCCGCTGCCGAACGTAGGCTCAAGAAGCTGGGCCTGCTGGGTGTGCCGCCGGACGGTGCCCGGCCGGACGTGGTGGCGATCGGCCCGGGTGTCGGGCGAGGACCGGCTACCTATGGCACCCAGTTCTGGCAGCTCATTGAGGCCATTCGGCGACTGGGTGTCCCGGCGGTTATCGATGCCGACGCCCTGAACCTCGCCCCCCAAGGTGGCCTAGAGGCGGCCAAGGGCTGGCAACACTTCGACCATGCTCGGACGGTCATTACCCCTCACCCTGGTGAGCTGGCTCGGCTGCTCGAAACCTCAATCGCTCAAATCCAGGCTGACCGGGAGGGCCACGCCATCCGTACCGCGCAGGCCATGCGTGCGAACAGCAGCCCTGACGGCAGTCCGCCGGTTGTCGTTCTCAAGGGGGCCGCAACGATTGTCACTGACGGTGAGTTGGTCTACACGAATAACAGCGGCAACCCCGGCATGGCCACGGGTGGCAGCGGTGACGTGCTAACGGGGATGATCGCCGCACTTATCGGACAGGGGATGACCCCGTTCGACGCAGCCATCGCCGGTGTGTACTTCCACGGGTTGGCTGGCGACTTGGCGGCCAAGAGACTCGGCCAAGTCTCGATGATCGCAACGGACATCATCGATGCCCTGCCCGAGGCGTTTCAGAAAAAGCCACGTCGCGGCCTCGGCCAACCAATACCGGCGGCGCAGGCCGGTACCCCGGAACACTATCGGGCGTGA
- a CDS encoding metalloregulator ArsR/SmtB family transcription factor, which produces MRTRSKSHYEVRARVAKALAHPSRLLILDVLAEGECCVCKLTPLVGADQSTVSKHLAILKNVGLIEDRKQGLNTYYRLKVRCLEGFWRCIESVLKHNLKEQAAALRA; this is translated from the coding sequence ATGAGGACCAGATCCAAATCACATTATGAGGTTCGAGCCCGGGTTGCTAAGGCCTTGGCTCATCCCAGCCGCTTGTTGATTCTCGACGTCTTGGCCGAGGGGGAATGTTGTGTCTGTAAGTTGACGCCTCTGGTCGGGGCGGATCAGTCCACGGTGTCCAAACATCTGGCCATCCTCAAGAACGTCGGACTGATCGAGGACCGCAAGCAGGGCCTCAATACCTACTATCGTTTGAAAGTCCGCTGTCTGGAAGGTTTCTGGAGATGCATCGAGTCGGTATTGAAACACAACCTGAAGGAACAGGCCGCGGCGCTGCGGGCGTGA
- the larB gene encoding nickel pincer cofactor biosynthesis protein LarB, which yields MHESSLRRLLEQVRLGRRSVEQAIGDLRHLPYEDLGFAKIDHHRAIRCGFPEVIYCEGKTIEQVLAVVKHRLAYGGNLLATRASLAMAKAVQKRFPKAHYNPIARTITIRQPSGKASTDLAERKKASSDFVAIVCAGTSDLPVAEEARETCEIMDQPTRQFYDVGVAGIHRLLAHSAELSQARVVVVCAGMEGALASVVGGLVGCPVIAVPTSVGYGASFGGLAPLLTMLNSCAAGVAVVNIDNGFGAGYMAALICRAAQRPTAESETSQANEPKPKRTRRR from the coding sequence ATGCACGAATCATCACTCAGACGCTTGCTTGAACAGGTACGTCTTGGCCGGCGATCCGTGGAACAGGCGATCGGAGACCTCAGGCACTTGCCCTATGAGGATCTGGGCTTCGCGAAGATCGACCATCATCGGGCGATTCGCTGCGGCTTTCCTGAGGTGATCTACTGTGAGGGCAAGACGATCGAACAGGTTTTGGCGGTCGTCAAACACCGTCTGGCTTATGGCGGCAACCTTCTGGCCACCCGCGCCAGCCTCGCAATGGCCAAAGCGGTCCAAAAGCGGTTCCCAAAGGCCCACTACAATCCGATTGCCCGGACGATCACCATCAGGCAGCCCTCAGGGAAGGCCTCGACCGACCTTGCCGAGCGGAAAAAAGCTTCGTCCGATTTCGTGGCCATCGTTTGCGCCGGAACCTCCGACCTGCCCGTCGCCGAGGAGGCCCGCGAAACTTGCGAAATCATGGATCAGCCGACTCGGCAGTTTTATGACGTCGGCGTGGCGGGCATCCACCGCCTGTTGGCCCATTCCGCCGAGCTGAGCCAAGCCCGCGTCGTTGTCGTATGTGCCGGTATGGAAGGAGCTTTGGCCAGTGTTGTTGGCGGGCTGGTCGGTTGTCCGGTCATCGCCGTACCAACCAGCGTCGGTTATGGGGCCAGCTTCGGCGGTCTGGCTCCGCTGCTTACCATGCTGAACAGTTGCGCCGCCGGCGTGGCCGTTGTGAACATCGACAACGGCTTCGGCGCCGGCTACATGGCCGCCCTGATATGTCGTGCAGCACAGCGGCCGACCGCCGAGAGCGAGACAAGCCAGGCGAATGAGCCCAAGCCGAAACGAACACGCAGGCGATGA
- a CDS encoding DUF763 domain-containing protein translates to MQRRIAHLPLHGGKAPAWLFKRMHRLAGSVVQLIVADQGPAEMLRRLADPLWFQAFGCVLGFDWHSSGLTTVTCGALGEAYRRMGPDLGIHVAGGKGGASRKTPEQIADISAQRSLQGDRLIYSSRMAAKVDSAAVQDGYQIYTHHFLFSDDNEWCVVQQGMNDATGYARRYHWLGSTVSDFVCEPHNAVASEPADPRLLLNMVAREADSSRLRSSELARLQPDKLLREITAGPSLFLPAHHPVTPADINPERLRRILATTFERQPKDFETLLGCPGVGPKTIRSLALLAELIYGTPACRRDITRRWSPADPPTFTYAHGGKDGHPFPVDRSTYDKSIAILESAVRRARIDPGGKDQALFRLSKWMASAGPP, encoded by the coding sequence ATGCAACGCCGCATCGCACATCTCCCGCTTCACGGTGGCAAGGCCCCGGCTTGGCTGTTCAAGCGAATGCACCGGCTGGCCGGTTCCGTCGTACAGCTCATTGTCGCCGATCAGGGCCCGGCCGAGATGTTGCGGCGGCTGGCAGACCCGCTTTGGTTCCAGGCGTTCGGCTGCGTCCTCGGGTTCGATTGGCATTCGAGCGGCCTGACCACGGTCACCTGCGGCGCCTTGGGCGAAGCCTATCGGCGGATGGGACCGGACCTCGGCATCCACGTCGCCGGCGGCAAGGGCGGCGCCTCGCGCAAAACGCCCGAGCAGATCGCGGACATCTCCGCCCAGCGATCTCTGCAAGGTGACCGCCTGATCTACTCATCGCGCATGGCCGCCAAAGTGGACAGCGCCGCGGTCCAGGACGGATATCAGATCTACACGCACCACTTCCTGTTCAGCGACGACAACGAGTGGTGCGTTGTCCAGCAAGGCATGAACGACGCAACCGGCTACGCCCGGCGATACCACTGGCTGGGCAGCACGGTGAGCGATTTCGTCTGCGAACCGCACAACGCTGTGGCCTCCGAGCCGGCCGATCCGCGGCTCCTGCTCAACATGGTGGCTCGCGAGGCAGATTCCTCGCGGTTGCGCTCCAGTGAGCTGGCCCGGCTTCAGCCCGATAAGCTGCTGCGCGAGATCACTGCCGGCCCATCATTGTTCCTGCCCGCGCATCACCCGGTGACGCCGGCCGACATCAACCCCGAGCGGCTGCGGCGGATTCTGGCAACTACTTTCGAGAGACAACCGAAAGACTTCGAGACGCTGCTCGGCTGCCCGGGTGTCGGACCGAAGACGATTCGCAGCCTTGCCCTGCTGGCCGAGTTGATCTACGGCACCCCCGCCTGCCGCCGCGACATTACCCGCCGCTGGTCGCCCGCCGATCCGCCCACTTTCACCTACGCCCACGGCGGCAAGGACGGCCATCCTTTCCCTGTGGACCGCTCTACTTACGACAAATCCATCGCCATTCTCGAATCCGCGGTTCGCCGGGCCAGGATCGACCCTGGCGGGAAGGATCAAGCGTTGTTCAGATTGTCGAAGTGGATGGCATCAGCCGGCCCCCCGTGA